A single window of Nicotiana tomentosiformis chromosome 1, ASM39032v3, whole genome shotgun sequence DNA harbors:
- the LOC104103572 gene encoding auxin-responsive protein SAUR36-like, translating to MGKFRGFMLKHRVTTLFRCMFRRRRSTARYRRLDPIPSWGTKSISRLLSWTQRLKTRAKAICNKAHCSRSGRSYMQIGQDPIEKEAVTVPKGHLAVYVGQKDGDYRRVLVPVIYINHPLFTELLRDAEEEYGFNHPGGITIPCRISEFERVQTRIKQGRVR from the coding sequence ATGGGCAAGTTCCGTGGTTTTATGCTCAAACACCGGGTCACCACACTTTTCCGATGCATGTTTCGGCGACGGCGTTCGACGGCGAGGTACCGCCGACTGGACCCAATTCCAAGTTGGGGTACAAAATCCATTTCTAGGCTCTTGAGCTGGACCCAACGCCTTAAGACAAGAGCCAAGGCTATATGCAACAAAGCTCATTGTTCCAGGTCGGGTCGGAGCTACATGCAAATCGGGCAAGACCCGATTGAAAAGGAAGCTGTAACGGTGCCTAAAGGTCACTTGGCAGTTTATGTGGGACAAAAAGATGGTGATTACAGAAGGGTTTTGGTTCCTGTAATATACATAAATCACCCTTTGTTTACTGAGTTGCTAAGAGATGCTGAAGAAGAATACGGGTTTAATCACCCGGGTGGTATCACAATTCCTTGTCGGATCTCGGAGTTTGAGCGTGTCCAGACCCGGATCAAACAGGGTCGGGTCAGGTAA